One segment of Nostoc piscinale CENA21 DNA contains the following:
- a CDS encoding class I SAM-dependent methyltransferase, whose protein sequence is MAEKQSGNLQNYVKQLATEALEKEQPSAWFEILYAQAEGDVTQIPWAKLTPHPYLQTWLNNHQPFMKGQKALIIGCGLGDDAEALAKLGFDVTAFDISPTAISWCQRRFPDSSVNYVVADLFALPLEWHLAFDFVFECRNIQALPLNVRSAVISAVTSLVKPGGKLLLITRIRDTEAEPSGPPWSLSDSELQHLESFGLQQVEKIVFSDHPQEMDIKQVRIEYQRQNSQR, encoded by the coding sequence ATGGCAGAAAAACAATCAGGAAATTTACAGAATTATGTTAAACAGTTGGCTACGGAAGCTTTAGAAAAAGAACAGCCATCTGCATGGTTTGAAATTTTGTATGCCCAAGCTGAAGGTGATGTAACACAAATTCCTTGGGCAAAATTGACTCCTCACCCTTATTTGCAAACATGGTTAAATAATCATCAACCATTTATGAAAGGCCAAAAAGCTTTAATTATTGGTTGCGGTTTGGGAGATGATGCTGAAGCTTTAGCAAAACTGGGATTTGATGTGACAGCTTTTGATATTTCTCCTACAGCGATATCTTGGTGTCAGCGACGATTTCCTGATTCGAGTGTTAACTATGTAGTTGCAGATTTGTTTGCACTTCCCTTAGAATGGCATCTTGCTTTTGACTTTGTGTTTGAATGTCGTAACATTCAAGCCTTACCTTTAAATGTGCGTTCTGCTGTTATTTCGGCGGTTACGTCTTTGGTTAAGCCAGGTGGCAAGCTTTTGCTAATTACTCGTATTCGGGATACAGAAGCAGAACCTTCTGGGCCACCTTGGTCATTATCAGACTCAGAACTACAACATTTGGAAAGTTTCGGTTTACAGCAAGTAGAAAAAATCGTATTTAGCGACCATCCGCAGGAAATGGATATTAAGCAAGTAAGGATTGAATATCAAAGGCAAAATTCTCAGAGGTAG
- a CDS encoding DUF2934 domain-containing protein: MNNCCEYFISNLPDESAIRVKAYEIWQKMGCPHDKAWENWLEAEKELMRNKRNRR, encoded by the coding sequence ATGAATAATTGCTGTGAATATTTCATTAGTAACCTACCAGATGAATCAGCAATTCGGGTAAAAGCTTATGAAATTTGGCAGAAAATGGGATGTCCTCACGACAAAGCTTGGGAAAATTGGCTGGAGGCTGAGAAGGAACTCATGAGGAATAAGAGAAATAGGAGATAA
- a CDS encoding ABC transporter permease, with the protein MSVTPKSDLNWQQLASPAGAAPNFFGELVQETLALTRRLFIQLQRRPSTLLAGIVQPVMWLVLFGALFQNAPKGLFGSTTNYGQFLAAGVIVFTAFAGALNAGLPVMFDREFGFLNRLLVAPLASRFSIVFASAIFIISQSLLQAAVIVGAAAFLGAGIPDAAGLGAIALIVFLLALGVTAISLGLAFALPGHIELIAVIFVTNLPLLFASTALAPLSFMPKWLQVVATLNPLSYAIEPIRYLYLHQDWGLSSVVMQAPWGDVTFGSALLILLGFAVVALLSIQPQLRKTLA; encoded by the coding sequence ATGAGTGTAACTCCTAAATCTGATTTAAATTGGCAGCAACTAGCTTCACCTGCGGGTGCCGCACCTAATTTTTTTGGTGAATTAGTCCAAGAGACACTGGCTTTAACTCGTCGCTTGTTTATTCAATTACAACGTCGTCCTTCCACTTTATTGGCGGGAATTGTTCAGCCTGTGATGTGGTTGGTGTTATTTGGCGCGTTATTCCAAAATGCACCGAAGGGTTTATTTGGTAGTACGACAAACTACGGTCAATTTTTAGCTGCGGGGGTAATTGTTTTTACTGCTTTTGCTGGAGCTTTGAACGCCGGATTACCTGTGATGTTTGACCGCGAATTTGGCTTTTTGAATCGTTTATTAGTCGCGCCTTTAGCATCGCGGTTTTCCATTGTCTTTGCTTCCGCCATCTTTATTATTAGCCAAAGCTTACTACAAGCAGCCGTAATTGTTGGTGCAGCAGCTTTTTTAGGTGCGGGCATACCAGATGCCGCAGGCTTGGGTGCGATCGCTCTCATCGTCTTCCTCTTAGCTTTGGGTGTAACTGCAATTTCCCTTGGTTTAGCTTTTGCCCTACCAGGACATATTGAATTAATTGCTGTAATATTCGTTACTAACCTGCCTTTATTATTTGCCAGCACCGCTTTAGCGCCGTTATCTTTCATGCCCAAGTGGTTACAAGTTGTCGCCACTCTCAACCCTCTCAGTTACGCTATTGAACCTATCCGTTATCTTTATTTGCATCAAGACTGGGGATTGAGTAGCGTTGTGATGCAAGCACCTTGGGGTGATGTTACCTTTGGCAGTGCTTTGTTAATTTTGTTGGGCTTTGCTGTTGTGGCTTTACTCAGCATTCAACCCCAACTACGCAAAACTCTTGCTTAA